One Candidatus Nitronauta litoralis genomic window, TCAATCGCTCTCAAGGAAGCTGCCGTATCTGTCGTGAAATATGGATTACCTGTTCCGGCTGCAAAAATCACAATCCGTCCTTTTTCCAGATGGCGAATGGCACGGCGGCGCACATACGTTTCAGCAACCTGGTGGATCTCAATAGCAGTCTGAACACGCGTGGGCATGCCGTTTTTTTCGAGCGCCGATTGCAACGCCAGGGCGTTGATCACAGTCGCCAGCATTCCCATATAGTCGGCTTGCACTCGTTCCATCCCAAGAGAACTGGCTGTGGCACCGCGGAAGATATTCCCGCCGCCAATCACGATTGCAATCTGGGTTCCCAGGTCAAACCCCTGCCTAACTTCCTGGGCGAGCTGGTTGACCGCAATATGGTCAATTCCAAATCCACCCTCTTTCTCCGCCAGGCTTTCTCCACCCAGTTTGAGCAATACACGTTTATAAGCCAGTCCTGTCATTAACTATTTACCTCGAAATTTCCATGCGGGTGAACTGACCAACAGTGATGTTCTCGCCAAGCTTTGCGATTTTCTCTTTGATAAGTTCCTGAATCGTTTTCTGGGTATCCTTGATAAAAGGCTGCTCCAGCAGGCAGTTTTCTTCGTAAAACTTTTCCATTTTACCTGTGACCATTTTTTCGATGATATTTTCAGGCTTTCCGGATTCCCGAGCCTGATGGGCCGCAATTTCCCGCTCTTGCGACAGGATCTCCTCTGTCACTTCGTCACGGGAAACAAAACGCGGGCGGGCAGCCGCAATGTGCATTGAAATATCCTTGTTTAATTCCTGGAACTCATCGGTATTGGCCACAAAATCTGTTTCGCAATGAAGCTTCAGCAACACCCCGATTTTGTTTCCGGCATGAATGTAGGCCCCGATGGACCCGTCACCTGCTGCCCGGTCACCTTTCTTTTCAGCTTTCGCAATCCCTTTTTTCCTTAACGCCACAATCGCTTCTTCAATATCACCTTCTGATTCGGTCAATGCATTTTTACATTCCAGAATACCGGCGCCGCTTTGCTGACGCAGTTCCTTTACCATTGCTGCCGTGATTTCCATTTCTACTCCTTCAATTTTTCCAGTCTACAGTTTTAGTGGGCTTCTAAATTATCAGTGCTTCCAACTCAGGCAAATCCTGGAAAACCTGGTATTTCCTGGGGCAAAAATACGTTTTAGAAGTACCCTTTATTTGATTAACTTGCCAGCCGCGTTACATCAGAAGAGCGGGAATTATGCAGAAGCGGTTTCCTTACCGGCTTCACCCGCGGCGGTTTTTTTGGCAACTTCCTTGGCCTCAGCTTTCTTGGCCGCCGCCTGGGCTTTTTCTTTTTCAGCTGCTTCCTGTTTATCGTGTTTTGCTGCCTTGTGAATTTCCGCGCCTTCAATCGCCAGATCCGCAAGGCGGCTGGTGAAGAGGCCAATAGACCTTATCGCGTCGTCATTGCCAGGTATTACGAAATCAATACCATCCGGATCGCAATTCGTGTCGACAATGGCAACAACCGGAATATTCAGCTTCTTTGCCTCAGCCAACGCAATCTTTTCCTTTCGCGTGTCCACGATAAAAACTGCATCCGGCAGGCTTTTCATTCTTTTGATACCACACAGGAATTTATTCAGCTTGGCAATTTCCTTGCGCATTCCCTGGGCTTCTTTTTTATTCAGGTTGGCAAAACCGGTTTCCTCTTCCATCCTCTCAAGCTCGAGAAGCCGCTCAATACTTTTCCGGATCGTCTGAAAGTTGGTCAACGTACCACCCAGCCACCGCTGGTTTATATAAAACATATCGCAACGCTCGGCCTCTTCTGCAATCAGGTCCTGCGCCTGTTTTTTTGTGGCTACAAACAGGATTTTTTTCCCGTTGGACACCAGGTCCCGGACCTTGGCTTCCGCTTCGCGAAATTTTTTGATGCTCTTTTGCAGGTCTACAATGTGGATGCCGTTTCGAGCGCCGTAAATATAGGGCTTCATTTTAGGATTCCAGCGCGTGGTTTGATGGCCAAAATGAACTCCAGCTTCCAGCATTTTCTTCAGACTAACTTCAGACATGGTTTCTCCTTGAATTGATTCAGGTTAGACCGCCGCCCCCATCATCCCGGCGCGGAAACCCGAAGGTCACCTGCCGCTCCGGTCCGAAGACGTGCGAGATAGAATAACTATTCAATTTTAAAGGTTTTTGCCACGGAATGGCTAAACACGCATCATATCACACAGGTTGATTCTGCGACAACAATATTTACCCTGATTCAAAGCCTTTCAGGAGCTTATAGGAATATAATGAGGATTGATTTAGCGTCCCGGCTTGAATTTTGTTAGGATCCTCTCCATCAATTGAACTCCCGGACCCCACTTTTAAAAATGACTGAATCCCCAGAAGAACATTCACTGACCTCTGAGCAGGCATTTGAGCTCGCCTTGCGGCTCCATCAGGGTGGCCAGTACAAGGAGGCGGAAAGCTTGTACCGCGGCCTGATCGATCACAATCCCCAGCATATCGAGGCTCTTCATCTGCTCGGGGTGTTGCAATACCTTCTTGGTAAAAACGATGAAGGGAACAGGCTCATGAAGCAGGCCTTAAAGGTCAAACCGGATTTTGCTGAAGCCCATTTCCTTCTGGCTAATGGGTATCAGCGCCTCGGAAAGGTAAATGAGGCTATAGAATCCTACCAAAAAACCGTAGAACTTCAGCCAGGGCATGCCCAGGCCCATAGCAACCTTGGGCTCACCCTGCTGGGCTCAGGGGATTTAAAAGAAGCGGAAGCGGCCCTTCGCATGGCGCTGAACCTCGCCCCAGACAAACATCAAACACGGGTTCACCTCGGCACGGTTCTCAAACAAGCTGGAAGACCAAAAGAGGCGGTGACCGAATTCCAGCAGGCCCTCGCTGCCAGTCCCAATTTTGCCGGGGCGCGCAATCATTTAAGCCACACGCTGATGGACCTCGGTCGCCTGGATGAAGCAGAAGCCTGTCTGCGTCAGGGAATAGGATTAAAGCCAGAAGATGCCGAAGGGCATTACAACCTTGCCCTGGTACTGGCTCATCGTGGTAAGCAGGAGGAGGCCATCACTCACTATCAGGAAGCGGTGAAATACGACCCGGATTTAAAAGAAGCCCACAGCAACCTTGCTAATCTGCTATTGGAGTCCGGGGAAAAAGAAGAAGCTGCAAAACATTTCAACCGCACCCTGGAGCTTGAACCAGAAAATAGGGTCGCTCCCTATCTTCTAAAAATTGCTAAAGGCGACCAACCGGAACGAGCTCCCTTGGACTATGTCCGGGCTCTGTTCGATCACTATGCCCGGGATTACGACCGTCACAATAACGAAGACCTGAAAGCCGAGTCGCACAACCATTTAAAAAAATCATTGCAGGAAGTCGCCGGCCCAAAACGATTTACCAATGCACTGGACCTTGGCTGTGGAACCGGAATTGCCGGAGTGACTTTTCGCGAACAGGTCGACCATCTTACCGGCGTGGACCTTTCTCCAGCCATGATTGAACAAGCCTATGCCCATGAGGTTTATGATGTTCTGAGAGAAAGCGACATACTCCGTTATCTCGAACGATCCCAAGATGCTTTTGATTTTATAGTGGCCATCGATTCCCTGCCCTACTTTGGCAATTTGACTTCAATACTCAATCTGATTAACGAGCGTTTGATGGACGGGGGATTGTTCTGCTTCAACACAGAATTATTGACCGGAAAAGACTGGAAAGTGCAGGCCTCTGGACGATTTGCACACAGCCCGGATTATTTAAAAATCTGTGCTCAAAAAGCCGGCCTCAACCTGTTAAACCTTGACCAGAAGCGGATCCGGCTGCAACGCGAGGGGGAAGTGCTGGGTAACATTTGTATTTTAGAAAAAAATAATTCTCGTCACTAAAGAGCCATTCCGCTTGAATTTTTTCATGTATGGACCATATTAGTAAACAGTTACCTTATTGAATACTGGAACGAGGATAACAAGATGAAAAAAGCTTTGATCCTGGTAGCGGCGGCTTTGGTTTCAATTCCCCTCTCCGCAATTGCCGAACCTCACCCTTCTCTTTCCAACAGTCTTTCCGGCTCGACTCCGTTACGATTTTTCCAATCTCCCTCTTCCAGTTTTTCACGTTTCAACAGGGGATACCAAACAAACCAAAACAGATTCGGGTTGAGAGGTCGCAATTTTAACAAGGGTTTGAATAACCGATCCCATCCACGCTTTAACCGCAGCAACCGTTCTTCTGTTTCGGGGCGTTTCAATAATTCGGGCGGAGGTTTTATTCAGTTTCCCGGTCAGTCTTCCAACTTTGGACGCAGGTTTTCAAATTACCCCCCACCCAGCTTGACGATCAGTCGCAAACAGCTTCAATTCCAACGTTTTCTTGAAGAAAGAGCCCAAAGAAAACGGGAAATTCTCGGCAAAAAGGAAAGCACCCTCGATTTGAACCGGGATATCCTGTATGGCCCCCTTGGCAGCCGTACCCGACCGGGATTTGGAGCCAGGCTCAATACCCCGTTCAGTTTCAGAGCATCACCTACTGATAAACAGACAATCTCTGAAAAACAGCAATTAGATATTTCGAAGGCTAAATTGAAAAAACCTAAACCGCAAGGATGGAATCCACGCCGTTTGAAAAAAACCAACCCTACCCGGGGCGTTATCAGTTCAATTCCGATGACGAGTCGACAAAAAGCCCGCCTGAATTTTTAATCTACATTTCTCGGCAAACCTTTCCAAAAGCAATATGCCAAGTTTGTTGATCTGCACGTTACCAACTCTGGGATTAACCTCAATGAAATCAGGTCCTGCACGTTAAAACATTCACAATGTCCTCTGAAAACACCAAAACCCCAAAGCCAGCCAGAAAGTCATTCAAAGAAAACCAACAGTCCGTAAGCGAAGAAAAACTTTGTGATTCGCTTGCAGAATCTGCTTCAACACCCTCAAGCGATCATTACGTCACCCCTCCCAAAAAAGAGTGGGCGGTTTATATTATCGAATCGGATTCCGGTAAATTGTATACAGGCATCACCACCGACGTCGAACGCCGTTATGATGAACACGCAACCAACCCCAAAAAAGGAGCCCGGTTTTTCAGGACTTCGCGCCCAAAGAAACTTGTTTATTCAGAAAAGGGGTTCACGCGCTCTGAGGCAGGTAAACGGGAAATAGCGATAAAACGCATGACTCGCGCGGACAAATTAAAACTTTGCAAAAAATAATTTATCGTCCAAAGGGAATCTGCAGGCTTAACGGGCTGTTCGCAGTTTCTTATCGATAATTTTGCGATAAAGCTCCCGCACCCTGCCGGTTTTCTTATCGTATTCCTGAATCAAGGCTGCAACACGTTCCTCACCTTTTCTCATCTCCATCCCAAACATGCGTGCGATCCCGGCAAGTGGTTCAGTTTCCGTAGGAAGGCAATTGGCGGAGCGCTCAGAAAAAAGTCGAAGGGTACACTCCAGGTTTCTCAGGAAGAGATAACCTGCACGCAACTCCGCTGCTTCGCGATCATCCATGATTCCCATTTGCGAAAAATTCTGGAGAGCGTTCAGAGTATTCGTCGAACGTAACGCCGTCGATTTTTCTCCATGTCTCAGTTGTATGATCTGAACCGCAAACTCGATATCAGCGAGGCCACCGAATCCCAATTTGACGTTTTTCCCCTTCTTCTCTTCCTGGGCCAGTTCGGTCTCCATTCGTTCTCGGAGACGGGCGATCTCAATGAGGTTCCCATAATCCAATCTCGGGCTGAATGTGAAGTCCTGTGCAATTT contains:
- the tsf gene encoding translation elongation factor Ts, with product MEITAAMVKELRQQSGAGILECKNALTESEGDIEEAIVALRKKGIAKAEKKGDRAAGDGSIGAYIHAGNKIGVLLKLHCETDFVANTDEFQELNKDISMHIAAARPRFVSRDEVTEEILSQEREIAAHQARESGKPENIIEKMVTGKMEKFYEENCLLEQPFIKDTQKTIQELIKEKIAKLGENITVGQFTRMEISR
- the rpsB gene encoding 30S ribosomal protein S2, which gives rise to MSEVSLKKMLEAGVHFGHQTTRWNPKMKPYIYGARNGIHIVDLQKSIKKFREAEAKVRDLVSNGKKILFVATKKQAQDLIAEEAERCDMFYINQRWLGGTLTNFQTIRKSIERLLELERMEEETGFANLNKKEAQGMRKEIAKLNKFLCGIKRMKSLPDAVFIVDTRKEKIALAEAKKLNIPVVAIVDTNCDPDGIDFVIPGNDDAIRSIGLFTSRLADLAIEGAEIHKAAKHDKQEAAEKEKAQAAAKKAEAKEVAKKTAAGEAGKETASA
- a CDS encoding UMP kinase, which codes for MTGLAYKRVLLKLGGESLAEKEGGFGIDHIAVNQLAQEVRQGFDLGTQIAIVIGGGNIFRGATASSLGMERVQADYMGMLATVINALALQSALEKNGMPTRVQTAIEIHQVAETYVRRRAIRHLEKGRIVIFAAGTGNPYFTTDTAASLRAIEIEADVIFKATKVDGVYSADPKEDSDAVKFDSLTYLDVLTKRLNVMDSTSVSLCMDNDLPMMVFDVRHHHSIKRAIMGESIGTTVGVS
- a CDS encoding GIY-YIG nuclease family protein, whose protein sequence is MSSENTKTPKPARKSFKENQQSVSEEKLCDSLAESASTPSSDHYVTPPKKEWAVYIIESDSGKLYTGITTDVERRYDEHATNPKKGARFFRTSRPKKLVYSEKGFTRSEAGKREIAIKRMTRADKLKLCKK
- a CDS encoding tetratricopeptide repeat protein, coding for MTESPEEHSLTSEQAFELALRLHQGGQYKEAESLYRGLIDHNPQHIEALHLLGVLQYLLGKNDEGNRLMKQALKVKPDFAEAHFLLANGYQRLGKVNEAIESYQKTVELQPGHAQAHSNLGLTLLGSGDLKEAEAALRMALNLAPDKHQTRVHLGTVLKQAGRPKEAVTEFQQALAASPNFAGARNHLSHTLMDLGRLDEAEACLRQGIGLKPEDAEGHYNLALVLAHRGKQEEAITHYQEAVKYDPDLKEAHSNLANLLLESGEKEEAAKHFNRTLELEPENRVAPYLLKIAKGDQPERAPLDYVRALFDHYARDYDRHNNEDLKAESHNHLKKSLQEVAGPKRFTNALDLGCGTGIAGVTFREQVDHLTGVDLSPAMIEQAYAHEVYDVLRESDILRYLERSQDAFDFIVAIDSLPYFGNLTSILNLINERLMDGGLFCFNTELLTGKDWKVQASGRFAHSPDYLKICAQKAGLNLLNLDQKRIRLQREGEVLGNICILEKNNSRH